The Eurosta solidaginis isolate ZX-2024a chromosome 4, ASM4086904v1, whole genome shotgun sequence genome includes a window with the following:
- the LOC137248661 gene encoding uncharacterized protein — MSTHYYQQHRATRILLLVPLLLQSIYAPVFGINHWILQDDGRITQKVDSPFLLREPHNLVAFLDQIQHNDYVEESFLKLRRQRELIAEHLRYSKKFSEDLVVQAERLQPHLGPQAQPMQNLINSLEELTKQTAKMYSYLEFVKEELKEFRKLKSQITRYHEKIVQQQVPLASRQLDDTINNEDFLKRGQYCSTRTLSNAADPVLFCDFYSDLQMRLEGKDVDPEALERDWQQTSESVLNQVTHLNAQQRMNLEQIKAMRAKKAAAKANIKSQLASNVPTNKGV; from the exons ATGTCTACACATTACTACCAGCAACACCGAGCAACCAGAATACTTTTATTAGTGCCTTTGCTACTTCAGAGTATATATGCTCCAGTGTTTGGAATCAATCATTGGATTCTGCAGGATGACGGGCGTATTACACAAAAAGTAGATTCACCATTTCTGTTGCGTGAACCTCACAATCTAGTTGCGTTTCTCGATCAAATTCAACACAATGATTATGTGGAAGAATCATTTTTAAAATTGCGACGTCAGCGTGAGTTAATAGCAGAACATTTGCGCTATTCGAAAAAGTTTAGTGAAGATTTGGTTGTGCAAGCTGAACGCTTGCAGCCGCATCTAGGTCCACAAGCACAACCAATGCAGAATTTGATTAACTCATTAGAAGAACTTACAAAACAAACAGCAAAAATGTATAG CTATTTGGAATTCGTAAAAGAAGAATTAAAAGAGTTCAGAAAGCTGAAATCGCAAATAACACGATACCACGAAAAGATAGTACAACAACAG GTACCATTAGCATCACGTCAATTAGATGATACAATTAATAATGAAGACTTCTTGAAACGCGGCCAATATTGCAGTACACGTACTCTTTCGAATGCGGCAGATCCAGTTTTGTTTTGCGATTTCTACTCTGATCTACAAATGCGTTTAGAGGGCAAAGATGTTGATCCTGAAGCATTGGAGCGAGATTGGCAGCAGACAAGCGAATCCGTACTCAATCAAGTGACACATTTAAATGCCCAGCAACGAATGAATTTGGAACAAATAAAGGCAATGCGGGCAAAAAAGGCTGCTGCGAAGGCGAATATCAAAAGTCAGCTAGCTTCAAATGTCCCAACAAATAAAGGTGTATGA